The Primulina tabacum isolate GXHZ01 chromosome 7, ASM2559414v2, whole genome shotgun sequence genome includes a window with the following:
- the LOC142552031 gene encoding proteasome subunit alpha type-3: MSSIGTGYDLSVTTFSPDGRVFQIEYAAKAVDNSGTVVAIRCKDGVVMGVEKLIASKMMLPGSNRRIHAVHRHSGMAVAGLAADGRQIVTRAKSEAANYESVYGEQIPVKELAERVASYVHLCTLYWWLRPFGCGVILGGYDRDGPQLYLVEPSGVSYRYFGAAIGKGRQAAKTEIEKLKLSEMTCRQGIIEVAKIIYGVHDEAKDKAFELEMSWVCDESNRLHQKVPDNLLEEAKAAAKAALEEMDAD, translated from the exons ATGAGCAGCATAGGCACAGGATACGATCTTTCGGTGACTACTTTCTCGCCCGACGGCCGCGTTTTCCAGATCGAGTACGCTGCCAAAGCGGTTGACAACAGCGGCACCGTCGTTGCCATCAGATGCAAAGACGGGGTGGTTATG GGAGTGGAGAAGCTGATTGCTTCGAAGATGATGTTGCCAGGGTCTAATCGAAGGATCCATGCAGTTCACCGCCACTCTGGCATG GCTGTTGCTGGACTAGCTGCAGATGGCAGACAAATTGTAACACGGGCGAAATCTGAAGCAGCTAATTATGAGAG TGTGTATGGTGAACAAATTCCTGTGAAAGAACTTGCAGAACGTGTTGCTAGTTATGTGCATTTGTGCACACTCTATTGGTGGCTCAG GCCCTTTGGATGTGGAGTAATTTTGGGGGGTTATGATAGGGATGGACCGCAGCTGTACTTGGTTGAACCGTCTGGAGTTTCCTAT AGATACTTTGGTGCTGCCATTGGAAAGGGCAGGCAGGCTGCAAAAAC GGAGATTGAAAAATTAAAGCTTTCAGAAATGACATGTCGGCAAGGCATTATTGAGGTGGCCAAGAT TATTTATGGAGTACATGATGAAGCAAAGGACAAAGCATTTGAGTTGGAAATGAGCTGGGTCTGTGACGAGTCCAACCGCCTGCATCAAAAG GTTCCAGATAACCTATTAGAAGAAGCCAAAGCAGCAGCCAAAGCGGCACTTGAGGAAATGGATGCTGACTAG
- the LOC142552035 gene encoding magnesium-protoporphyrin IX monomethyl ester [oxidative] cyclase, chloroplastic: MAAEMALVKPISKFSTTIPRIGNPRLPNIRFVTIKMSSSTTSPPSNAAMKKKSGKQTEIKESLLTPRFYTTDFDEMEQLFNTEINKNLNMDEFEALLQEFKTDFNQTHFVRNKEFKEAADKIQGPLRQIFVEFLERSCTAEFSGFLLYKELGRRLKKTNPIVAEIFSLMSRDEARHAGFLNKGLSDFNLALDLGFLTKARKYTFFKPKFIFYATYLSEKIGYWRYITIYRHLKENPEYQCYPIFKYFENWCQDENRHGDFFSALMKAQPQFLNDWKAKLWSRFFCLSVYVTMYLNDCQRTDFYEGIGLNTKEFDMHVIIETNRTTARIFPAVLDVENPEFKRKLDRMVEINEKILAIGEGDDIPLVKNLKRIPLVAALASELLAAYLMKPVESGSVDLAEFEPQLVY, from the exons atggcAGCAGAAATGGCCTTAGTAAAGCCCATTTCAAAATTCAGCACCACGATACCAAGAATTGGGAATCCAAGACTTCCAAACATTAGGTTCGTCACGATAAAAATGTCATCTTCGACCACTTCCCCCCCTTCAAATGCGGCCATGAAGAAGAAAAGCGGGAAGCAAACCGAGATAAAGGAGTCCCTTCTGACCCCAAGATTCTACACCACAGATTTCGATGAAATGGAGCAGCTTTTCAACACCGAAATCAACAAGAATCTGAACATGGACGAGTTTGAGGCTTTGCTGCAGGAGTTCAAGACTGATTTTAACCAGACACATTTTGTGAGGAATAAGGAGTTTAAGGAAGCTGCTGATAAGATACAGGGACCATTGAGGCAAATATTTGTGGAGTTCTTGGAGAGGTCTTGCACTGCTGAGTTCTCTGGCTTTCTTCTATATAAGGAACTTGGAAGGAGGCTCAAG AAAACCAATCCTATTGTAGCTGAGATTTTCTCTCTAATGTCAAGGGATGAAGCCCGGCATGCAGG GTTTTTAAACAAAGGTCTGTCTGACTTCAATTTGGCTTTGGACTTGGGATTCCTAACAAAAGCCAGAAAATACACCTTTTTCAAGCCTAAGTTCATTTTCTATGCTACCTATTTGTCTGAAAAGATTGGATACTGGAGATACATTACTATATATAGACATCTAAAGGAAAACCCCGAGTACCAGTGCTACCCAATTTTCAAGTACTTTGAGAACTGGTGCCAGGATGAGAATCGTCATGGCGATTTCTTCTCTGCACTGATGAAGGCACAACCTCAGTTCCTCAATGACTGGAAGGCAAAGTTGTGGTCACGTTTCTTCTGTCTTTCG GTCTATGTGACAATGTATCTCAATGACTGCCAAAGAACAGATTTCTATGAGGGCATTGGACTCAACACAAAAGAATTCGATATGCATGTGATCATTGAG ACAAACCGCACTACTGCCAGGATTTTCCCGGCTGTATTGGACGTTGAGAATCCAGAATTCAAGAGGAAGTTAGACCGGATGGTGGAGATCAACGAGAAAATACTGGCAATAGGCGAGGGTGATGATATTCCATTGGTGAAGAACTTGAAGAGGATTCCCCTTGTTGCTGCTCTGGCTTCCGAGCTGCTCGCTGCTTATCTGATGAAACCTGTTGAATCTGGTTCAGTGGACTTGGCAGAATTTGAACCGCAGCTTGTTTACTAG